A window of Meleagris gallopavo isolate NT-WF06-2002-E0010 breed Aviagen turkey brand Nicholas breeding stock chromosome 11, Turkey_5.1, whole genome shotgun sequence genomic DNA:
GGCCCGGGGCCCAATTCTAAGCGGCCGGTTACAGCTGCAGGTTCTTAGCGTTGATATAACTTGTAGTTTTGATCCACATTTTTTTACGATATTACAATATCGCTGGCTGCCTGGAGCCTGAGTGAGACCTCAGCACGCTAACAGGCTGAATAATTattctgctgaaaacaaaacaaaactggagCTTTAAAAACAAGTGCTGAAGGGCTCCTGGGTTTGTGATAGAGCCCAGTTCCAGCAGTCTGCCGCTATTTTGAGCACACGAGGCCTGTCTTAGCATGTTCAGTTTGCTTTAAGAACACGTCGGAGGTCTTCCAGTACTGTGGGTATCACCCGTGGATGGATGCTACGTggctaaatattttcttcttagaatcAATCATGCATTGCTTAAGTTCAGCCAAAACTATGTgaagaaaacattgcaaaaatATAGGATCATAGAGTTATAGAATCgtaaggttggaaacgacctgcaagatcatctagtccaaccgtcttccCATCACCATTGgtaccacaagcactaaaccagatctTGCATCTCCTCATCCAggtgcctcttgaacactgccagggacggcgactctgccacctccctgggcagccatcccagtacctgaccactctctgatAAAAAATATGTCAGAAAGCCAGAAATTTGAGGCTGCAAATGTAAAAAGTGTTGTCAAGCAGAGAAGTGGGTTGGATGGCTGCTCAGAATGGTGtaatttttatctgttttcagTGTGGAATTCTGCCCAGTCCTTGGTGAAAGGGCAGCGAACCACACTGTGCTGTTGTTATTTCCCAAAGCTCAGTCACACACACATCACCTATAAGTGGACTTTTTTATCCATGCTTTACTTCTTTCAATGCTGATGTTTGCTTGTTCAAACGTAGAATTCGAAACTGCAGAAACTCTGCTGAATTCAGAAGTCCACATGCTTCTTGAGCATCGGAAGCAACAGAATGAGAGCGCGGAAGATGAGCAGGAGCTGTCAGAAGTCTTCATGAAAACTCTGAATTACACAGCGCGCTTCAGCCGCTTCAAAAACCGCGAGACCATCGCCAGTGTTCGTAGGTGGGTGGAAGGTTTAGGAATTTGATGTGCAAAGCTGGTGTTGTTTTATGGAAGTGACGTTTATGACGTTTCCTGATTTGGACCGCTGTAGCTCTGAATCTTGTCTTTCTGGAGAAGCAAGAAATTTGATCGCTGTGTTTTGAGGAGCACTGTGCCCAGTCTCAGTTGGGCCTGCTGAGCTTTCCTTGTTTAAAAGACAGCATATTTCAGTGAGCAGGAGGGTTTTCTAGGCTATTTGTAGTGTAATTCTGGGGTCTTCCCACAGCTGTGGCTTTGTTTTTACCTAATCAATAGTACCTAATCAAGTAATAGgcatttcttccttcaaaaaaCTTGAATGCAGTGTCAAGAAGCAGAGTAAAAGAGAGAGTTGTATGTTAtctgtttggtttgttgttcCTTTGCTTATCAATCTTGCTTGCAATTTCACCAAGTTGTTGTCTTTCCTTACAGCTTGCTGCTCCAAAAAAAGCTCCATAAATTTGAATTGGCGTGTTTGGCCAACTTGTGTCCTGAGACTGCTGAGGAAGCCAAAGCTTTGATTCCTAGGTGAGCATGTGTATGTACCGAAAAGAGTGTTGTGTACTTTCCTGTGCTCTAAAGCTAGCTGTGGACAGACACCTTCTCCACAATCCAACTCTTTTGATAAGAAAACTTTCCATTTTGGTTTTTCTTTACTTACCCACTGGTCTGACAGTGAAGCAATCCAAGTATTCCTAATGCACATCAGATAACATTTAATGGATCAAGAGTGATAGAATTGTAGAGTTGGAAGTGATCTTTGAAGGTGATctgctccaactcccctgcaataaagAGGTACATCCACAGCTGGATCAGATTGCTTGGAGCCtggcccagcctggccttcaatgtCTCTAGAAGTGGggcttccaccacatctctgggcaatgGCTTAAACTGGAGTTCCCagctgtgtttgttgttttttttttccgttgTTATTGTTGGAGCAAACAACAGAGTGTCCCTATGAACCGCTGGGTGAATAATGTACAGATGGGGCAGAGAGATCTTCCAGTATCATCTCTTGATTTGTTACCTCATGCCCTGAGATAGATGAGGAATGAGACACCCATCTGAAGTACAGTTTTTTCCTTGTATGCtaagatttcatagaatcataaaatcttgTAAGTTGTAAACAcgtttcttgaatacctccacaAAAAAGTGAccccacttccctgggcagcctgttccaatacctaaccaccctttctgtgaagaaattatttctaacctaaacctccatTAGTGCAACTTGAGCCTGTTTTATCACATTCTTCATAGCGAGTCTGGACTGGCTTATGAGTATGAGGCCAAGGGGTCTGGTTAAGCCTACACCTGGGTTGCCCTTTTGATTGCTTCCTGATtgctcagggccatgattttgctcagggccatgatttagcagatggttgttagagttagggtagtatggttaggtcatggttggtCTCGAttatttttaaggtcttttccaactggagtgattttatgattctatgattacaatGACTTGAAATCATTGTGCAGGAAGTTCTGGAAATGATGGAGTTCTGCCACTTAAATAGGAGGCTCTGCATGGGTGTCTGAAATGAATTCAGAAGGGAGCGGTTCTAAAAGCTTTAATGCATCCTTGTTGTTCTTACCTTGCAGCCTGGAGGGCCGATTTGAAGATGAGGAATTACAGCAAATTCTTGACGACATTCAGACCAAACGCAGCTTCCAGTACTAAAGGTGACCCTCAACCCCTCCAAATGAGTGGAAAAATCTGAGAACTTTGTTTCTCTGCCCTCTGTACCAATCCAGCTCCCGGGCTGAGCAGTGGATAAAGGGAGCTCCAGCACTGTCATACACTCCAGTGTACTGGAGGTCATTGCAGTCCTCTTGGTTTGATAAGAATGCCTGCATTGTGAGTGcacaagaatttgaaaaatcttttcttggtggctcaaatatttgtttcttccagATTCTTCTCCCTGATTTGGGAATTCCGTACGTGTTTCTATTTTTTAGCAGAAATGTCAacctgtttggtttttttgtttgttttcaaaaagagtGTGGACACTTACTCTTGACTCCTGGGCGGAATCAAGTCCCACTGTCTTTCAAATGGTTTCATCAGCACGGTGGACTTTTACAAGCtcaattattttgtattattgcttagcataaattaaaatatatttctaattaaGGTCTTGTGTTTTGTAAACATTACGTGCATATTCTGACTTACAGAGACCTTCTCAATAAACTGATTGGcctggaagaaggaaaacacaggAAGAAGAACTGGGACAAACACCAGTGTGGGTGCCAGGTGACTGTTCTGCTGATGTGTGGAGTTCCACTGatgcaaaagggaaagaaatcgGATTACTCTGTTATTTCAGTTCTTACTGAGCCAGCAAACCTGATTAACCACCACAACTGTTGCAGGACCCAAATAATTATAGCTAAGGAGCACAAAGCCAGGCAGCAGAGTGAGCCTAACTTTGGCAGATCCCTGCAGCCCCTTTTGGCACTGGGAATGccccccagctgctgctcctgctgtaaTTCACAATACCCTGCAGTGTATTTCTGGCATTTCAAGGCATTTTCATCTCTGAAACACGAGTTCTCGTACTTTCATGAGAACTTCTGTTGCTCAAAAGGAGAAACCTCCCTCGCCACCAAAGCTTTGGAGCAGAAGGGAGCGGGGGGGACTGGGATTCCTCGCCGAGGCTCCGCGGGACGTAGCGGCTCACCGCTCAGCTCGGCTCCTTCGGAAGGGCGCCGCGCATGCGCACACCTATTTGTGAGTCCAGCCGCGCGGGTCTGCCGTGAGGGCCGCCCGACTTCCGGCCGCGCATGCGCACGCTGCGGAGCAGCGGGAGGCTCGCGGAAGCGGCGCGCGCATTCCTCCTTGCGNNNNNNNNNNNNNNNNNNNNNNNNNNNNNNNNNNNNNNNNNNNNNNNNNNNNNNNNNNNNNNNNNNNNNNNNNNNNNNNNNNNNNNNNNNNNNNNNNNNNCCGCTCTGCCTCGGCTGCGGCGGCacaacttttcttcttcctgttgtCTTCAGGCAGAGCTCGGAGGAAGCGGGGTGGTTCCTTTAGGTCGCCGTGCCCTATGCGGGTTATCCTTGGAAAAGCTCGGGTTGAGGGTTTTTTAGGTAGAGCGAGCATCTGTCGCTCCGTGCGTCCCGTTGCAGCCGTGCCGGGGAGCTGCCGGGTGCGGCTGGCGATGTGGCAGCGGCACAGAAGGAAGGGAGCTGCCGGAGCAGGGACTGCTGTGCATCTGTGTGGGCTTGGGCTTTCCCCTGTAAGGGCTCTGGGTTCGCAAATGAGTTATTTGGAACAGCTGAGGGATGGGCGATGCGGTGCTTGAGGCAGCAGCCTGGTGCTCCAGGAGCTGGATGTGACTTCCACGTCTTCGTGGTACTCTCTGTGACTTTGACGTCGGTGCTTTTAGCTCTGTTTGACTAATAGggatctgtttttctctccctctgtgTGCTCAGATCTCACGGTGATGGCGGCATTACAGTCAATAAATTCCTCTGCTGGATGTGTGGTCCTTGAGGATCCACATACGCTTTCTTGCCTCTGTCCCGTCCCTTCTCGTGCTGTCTGAGATAGAGTTATCTAtcagttctgcttttcctaTGCACGTATCTGCTTTCTGTACTTACCACTTCCCTCCTCTCAGGCTGTGCTTATCTTCAGTTCTTCCTCTCCTGTGTGTCTTGACCTCGTCTGTCTGCTTCTGGGCACTGCTGATTTCATTAGTCCTAGAAAGCTAATGCAGGTGCTGGCTCCTGGGGTCTGGGCAGCAGTCTGTTCACAGAGCGGTTGTTCAAAGCTCATAGTTCTCCCTGTGCCCTGCTTGGGCTGCTCTGTAGCGAGGGCAGCAGACCTGGGAGCCCAGACCCTGGGGTGTAGGCCAAAGGAGCTGTCAGCCTCCTGCTGAAAGAGGAAGGGGGGTGCAGCCGTGGCTGTGAAGCAGTTTGCCGTTGGTGTAGCCATTATCTGGAGGGAATGGATGATCTGCAAGAGTATTGAATGAGATGTATAGTCCCAAGTCTCCTTTTTNNNNNNNNNNNNNNNNNNNNNNNNNNNNNNNNNNNNNNNNNNNNNNNNNNNNNNNNNNNNNNNNNNNNNNNNNNNNNNNNNNNNNNNNNNNNNNNNN
This region includes:
- the POLR2D gene encoding DNA-directed RNA polymerase II subunit RPB4, with the translated sequence MAAGGSDPRTADVEEDASQLVFPKEFETAETLLNSEVHMLLEHRKQQNESAEDEQELSEVFMKTLNYTARFSRFKNRETIASVRSLLLQKKLHKFELACLANLCPETAEEAKALIPSLEGRFEDEELQQILDDIQTKRSFQY